TGTACCCGGCAAATGATTTCGGGTTCCTATCTCTCCTAACCTCTCCTCCTCTTCAATGGTGATTTGTACAGATAAGTTTCGCTTaccttatatatatttataaacctATTTACATAGTTTAATCGTTGTTTTGCAGTGGCCTGCAATTAGTGAGGGCTCATTAACCGCTTGAACCAACCAGACAATCACCGACTGCACGTGATATCATCGATGGTCCGTTCTATTGAACTACTGCCTTATCCTGGATCTTTTGGATCTACTTTTGAATCGACCCTCGCATTCAGCAAGCTCAATTGAGCTGGGGCACAGCTTTTTCCACGATTCAAATCATAATGGCGCCCCAATGCCAAGCTTTCGCTCGATCCGCCAAATGTTCGTGttctgtgtttatttttaggcAGCGAGCTGATCAAATACCTAGAACCTAAAGTGTGTGCAAGGGTATTTTGGCATCAAAGATATTTATGAAATCATTCTTAAACAAGTTATTATTAGTTATTGTTAGCTATCAACATAGTGTGCAATTCTGCATTGATTCAAGAAGAGACCTTTCTAGTTCCATTTCACGTGGTATCTTCTAGTCGAGACTAAGAGTCTACCTTTCGCAAAGGGGACGTAGGCTTCCAGTGGCGCAATGTAATTTAAACCACTGCCGCAAAGAGTAGAAAAAACATATTcctgcatatatgtatgtacacacacaTCAGCAGAAATAACTATTTTCCATGGGGACTGTAAGCTCGCCTCAATTCCGCTCAACTATCCATGATCGTTCCACTGGATCGCTGggctatatgctatataatGTGGATCAGTCAGTTGGTCAAAGTCGTTGCACCTGCTTAGTTTTATCTTCAATATGGACTTCctaattgaaataatattacTAGTCATATTGGCAATTATACTGCTGAAGATCTATTATCGCGCGAAACGTGTAAGTGGCCATGCAATTCAAGGGTCAAGTTCAAAGTGTCAAGCTAAAGTGAAAGTCTTCTCCAGGAACTATTCCATTAAGCCACGCTTTGTCTCAATTATGTGATCTAACTAGTGCAAAACGGTTAGGTCACAATATTTTCCACTAATCTAAATTGCAACTGCTTATCGTTTGACTTTGCGGGGCTATCTTCGAACTCAGAATGCTATCAGTCGGCTTAGCCTTGCTGAAATGCGGGAAAAGAACCCAAAACCTTTGCACTACCTTCATTTGGTCACTTGCCTTCGTGCTGCTACAAGCAACTTTTGATAACTAGCTACGGAAACGGTATGCATATATTCTGGGATTAAAGCAGAGTTATATTCAAGGGACTATCATCTGATTTCCCTATAAAACGCAGTGTTTGAGAATTCGAGAAGTGAACGGAGTAATTGAATATCAATCTCGGTAACATGATTCCATAAAACAaccaaatgcacacacaccTTTACTAATCTTATCAGGAACAGCTGTTGATTATAGCGTGCTGAGCGAATTTCAAGGTCAGCAGCTGTTGCCGAGGATAAATCAGAGCCATATCACGTAATGGCTATCCCCTAATTTGCATGGATTGAGGAGGCCGCGTTAATCCGCAGCCAGCCAGACTCTAACCGATCAGACCATATTAACCACTTAAGCTTTCATATCTTATCAGAAAGCTGCCCAGTTAGTGACTGGACCTATCCAAACGATGGTTCGTAGTCCGATTAGTTCATGGAATAGTACAGGTGTAGACGCTTGGTCGCTTAGTTGAAGAGCGGGGAGAATTGAAATCGTATGCATATTTGCCTagttattgaattttaaaggTATTCGTTGCACTtaaagttttttgttgttgttaagtTTCATTTTACCCACCAAAACCACTAACCATCTCGCATCAGCTGTTTTCAAACATGACTAATAGCCCGTTTCTCCCCCACTCAGAGCGCCATGGCCCCGTCGAACAATCGCCGGTACCTATCCTCGCAGGATATTACCAAGAACATGACCCTGTACACCAGCACCAAGACTCAAGTCGAGGTGGATCCCAAGACGCTGGCCTTCAAGAAGCCAACTGGCAACCCACTGTGTCTCATGATGGCCTGGCTGATGGCCAAGCAGAAGCATCTGAAGAAGTACGCCCAGATCTACACTGAGATGGGATTCgacgtggtggtggtgcacaTCACGCCATGGCAGTTGCTCTGGCCGGTCAAGGGAACCCAGGTAATTCTGATACATTGGCGGCCAAAGGAAGTAGCCCCTATACCAATGAATCAAAGTAATGGCCTGCTTTTAACATACATTCCAAGTTGAGTCATTCAATCACTAATGCATCTTTTCCCTGCTGACCAGGTGGTGGCCGCCGAGACCATACGATTCCTGGAGAACAACAAGTCGTATGAGCCCATCGTTATGCATGGCTTTTCCGTGGGCGCCTACCAACTGGGCGAGATCATGCTGCAGATGTCGCGCGACATGGATCGCTATGGCAGCATCCTGGACCGCTTCGTGTGCCAGATTTGGGACAGCGCCGCCGACATCACCGAGATCCcggtgggcgtgccaaaatcgattttcccGAGGAACGAGCGCATGCAGAGCGCCCTGCGCAACTATACGCTGTACCACATGAAGACATTCCACAACCAGGCCACCATCCACTATATGCGCTCCAGCCAGATGTTCCACTCCACACTGGTCAAGGCCCCGGCGCTGTTCTTTGTGTCCGACAACGATCCCATCGGCCCGCCATCCTCCAACCACGCCGTGCGCGAGGACTGGGAGCGTGCGAACATCAAGGTTACGTTCAAGTGCTGGGAGCGTTCCCAGCACGCTGCACACTACATACGGCATCGCGAGGAGTATCTGCAGACGCTCTTCCAGCATCTGGAGGCCTGCGGTGTTTTGGAGGCCATCGGAGTGCCGAAGCGCGCCAAGTTGTAGATGTCTCTAGCGAGGAACCGCTGATGAGTTCAGTgatatacatttattcaaGAATCAACGCGATTATGATTTTACCCTAGTTGTTAAGACCTAAAGATTAACGAGAAATGTAAAACCAATGTCCTCTTTGAATGATTATGATCTGTGTGTCTTTCGCGAGGCAGAATCTTCAAAAGCCCGCACGGGAAATTCCTAGGCTAAGCTTAAAGTCGTATTTTATCAACTGAGAGAAAAATGCACTACGCCTctatattgttatattttgaGATCGCTGCAAAACGGctaaataaagtaatttaaatgataaaaaaaaaacaaggaaaatgtgttttttttaataacgTATCTGCTAGCTAAAGACGTAATTTCCAAATTGTATGCGAAACAAGATGGCTAGaaagcataaataaatcatcCTAAGCTAAGCatggttaaaaaaaaaagtgttacATCACACATCGCTGCGGACAGGACTTGAACCTGTGCGGGTAGAACCCAATGGATTTCAAGTCCATCTCCTTAACCACTCGGACACCGCAGCCTTATCGAAGGCTGCTCCATTTGTATGTCATATTTCGCGCTGCATAATTCTATGCAGATAAAAATCTGTAGTTCGGCAATTTCTGCAATGGGAATAGTAGTAGATATTCCGAAGCAGAAATATGATTTTGAATTTCAAGTTTAATATGAACCACAAATTTGCAAGCTATTTAATTACTGTTCAtgacatatgtaaatatatgatTACTTCTGACTGTAAGTTATTAGAATAATGGAATGCTAACAAGAAGGTTGTAATAGAAtcgaaatatgtatttattttttaagctagtaatatttatatactcaTTAGAACGCATAGCCACGTAAATGAAACTTCGACTTCAGcaattttttataaagaatGGCTTAAGCTGATACCCGACCCCGAAAACGTTCTTGGTTCGTGTCCGAATATGTGGTACGCCATCCCTGGCGAGTTAATGGAAGAGGGGGGTGCTGAAATCTGGGCTTCATACCAAGATGGAACTTTGCCACCGGGGCGACACAGTTGCGGTGTCCGAGTGGTTAAGGAGATGGACTTGAAATCCATTGGGTTCTACCCGCGCAGGTTCGAATCCTGTCCGCAGCGGATCGGATGatctacattttttttttggcacttattttatttattgtgtattGCAGCTCGTTCTAAAGACAGGCTTTCATATTTGTTACACATTAGATGATTGCGtattaagaaatattaatttacaaACAATTGAAGTATTGTTgagttaataaaaaatgcaaccaAAATCCAGTGAATGGTCAAGATATAAACAAACTAACTAGCACATACCACCGTGAATTAACAGAATGCCGTGCCGAATAATACCTCTTTAAAAACCACGTTTTGCTAAGATTGGCTTTCATCTGCTCAAAAGATCTTCAGCTTACATAGGAACTCCATATTGTTACATTGGCTTTTGGTTTCTGTGTATATTTTGTACGTCTGCTACAAAAATAGTGTGCATTTTGATTTATCTTTACAACTatggttttatatttaaaagaaacTTAATACAACTCGTCTGTATTAGTACAATAGCCTTAAAACTAAACCCAGTAGAAGACGACTGCTTACTGCTTGGGCGGTGGTCGGTATACGCCAACAACGACGGCGTGGTCTCTCTCGTATGGCTCCAGCGTAAGCTGCTCCTGCGGCTTCAGCTTGTCGGCCTGCATCTTCTTCACCTCGGCGGCGAATACCGCCTCGGGCTGCGCCGTCGAGTCGATGCAGGAGGCCTTGATCGAGATGACAAAGTGTCCGCCGTTCTTCAGGAAGTGCTGGGCATTCAGCGCCACAATACGGCCCTGATCCGGCTGGGCAACGTCGGCGAAAATGGTGTCCACCATGCCCACCAGCATGCGGTACTTGTGCGGATGGCGAGCGTCCTCGATGATGGGTATGATGTTGGTGCGCTTCTTGGCAACGTTAATCAGATCGCGACCGGATCGGTGTGAGAACTCCACGGCGTAGACGAGGCCCTCGGGTCCCACCACATCAGACACATGGGAAACTGTCGTTCCGGAGGCGGCGCCCAGGTAGAGAACCTTGGAGCCCGGCGGCATGTGAATCTGCTCGACGCCACCAAGAACGGCAGCAGCCAGCTTGGAACGGAAGGGATTCCACACGCGGTACTCAATCTTCTCGCCATTGGTCTGCAAAGAAGTCAAACAAAATAATAGAtattaatcaataaagttTTGTCATAAATTTCAACAGAAATGAAGAAGTAATTtgagtaaaataataaaatagggCTGGGATTCTTCAGGTagtttcaaaaatgcatttgattttcaaaatgGTGGACTTGTTTGggttctgtttgttttgggatAGATAAGTGGATAGGAATGCGCCTCAGTTGTGCATTATTCTAAGCAGACCTTGGAGCCCCGCGACTGCTTCACGTGCACCTGGAGTGCACACAGCCACAGGTGGCCGCCAAGGCTGCTCATGGCCACATGATGCCATGTTCTGTACCCCTGCACAACCTCATCATAAGCTAGGAATAGGTATGGTTAGTGCGTAAAGAGTTAAAAACAAACCTCAACGGAGATGCGCTTCTCGCCGTAGACCTCGGATCCGGGCACAAAGTTCCTGGTGACCAGTGCGTCCTCCTTGCCGCGAGCAATGAACACTCCCTCGTGACGATGAGGTTCAATGGTGACAGTCTTGCCGCCCTTGAAgccgccagcaccaccacaacgTCCTCCGCCGCCGCGACCACCGCCTCCACGTCCTCCGCCACCacggccgccgccgccgcctcgtCCTCCAAAGCCACCACGGCCGCCGCCACTACCGCGACCACCTCCTCCACGGCCACCACCGAATCCACCTCGGCCACCGCGGTCGCCGCCTCGATCGCCACCGCGTCCGCGGCCTCCTCCAAatccgccaccaccaccgcctcctccgccgccgccaccacgcccacggaagccacctcctcctccgccgcctccgccaccACCGCGTGGACTGAATCCTGAAAGAGAAAAGAGCCGCATTTGAATACTCGTGTTTTCAGAGGTTAAGTTGGAGGCTTCCAAAAGCAATTGCATCGCCTGCTTTGATTCGCATCGTTAAAGGATAATTTAACGCACCTGGTTTGCCCATTTTATGCTGCTGTACTTGCACTTTTTAATACAACTTTCAACGAAATGTGATTTGGTCCGTTAACACGCGGCAACCAAAACgcttgaaaagaaaaacacgTGTGTGCGGCAGTGTGACCGAGAAGCGATCACGGGGAGATATACCGAAGGCCGACGGAAAAATACCAAAAGATATTAGAGTGGGTGTCGGGGTGAAGACTTGGCTGAGGATGTAGCAAGGTTTAAAACCACAGTggtacaaaaatataaaacctaattaaattattttcaaataaaactatAGATTCGAGAAGtataaaataacaagaaaCAATTAACCTGTCCAGTACtcattattaaatcatttattataattttacaaATCTAAGAAAAAGTGTATTATATTTGCGGCAATTTTCTTGAGCCACGGCTCAAGTTCTAAGGTAGAACTtactataaaatattatatttttatatatctaATGTAACTATGGAAGCATGTGAACAGGAATCACAATCCCGTAGTCCTTGACAATGACCCAAGCGCCTTGGAGATCTAGTGTTCGTTGACCAAACAACCACTTGAAATCGATGTTTCCGAGAACCTTTTCATTCCACTTTGAGTTTTCTAGTTGGGAGCACATATTTTCTGAAATTGTTAAAGATTAAATCCAGCTGTTTTACTTAAACTTTTGAAGACACAATGGCCTTCCGCTCGGTGGTAACGATGGAGAAACCGCTCCAGCACATTTCACTGACGGACTGGTACGCCCGGGTGAACCAGATGAGGAATGTGGCGGATGCACGGAGGTCAGACGCCTTCGCCATCCGCCACTCATCCCGATCCCTGAGGAACGAGACGAGGATCGAGGGCGATTGGGCCAACTACGAGACAAATGAAGCTCTGACCGATCGGTGAGTTTCCAATATGATTACAAAGTTGTGGATAATATACCATAATGTAcgatttataatatattttgtatatcaGCATCTCTGAGCTGAATCGCTGGAGGGATATCATTTCAAAGTCCTTTGAAAAGATCGAGCGCGAGATCTTCATGCTGCAGGAGGAGAAGAATGCCACGGAACGGGAGCTAGAGGCGCTGGCGGGACCTATTTCCGTGATAGCCGAGTGCCTGACCATGCGGGATGGTCGCCTCGGATCGGAGATCACCTACGATGAGGCCGATACCGAGATCAAGAACGAACTGGTCGTGCTGGAGAACAACCAGAGGCTGCTGGCCGATCGATGCCAGAAGGCGTGGGAGAAGCTGAATCGTCTGGAGGAAGTGCGCTTCAAGATTGGCCTGGAGATCGAGTTCAAGGTGGAGGCGGTGCAGCTGGACAACTCGCAGTTGGCTCTCGATCGCAATTCAGCCAATATCTCATACAAACCGGATCCCACGAGGAATCCGAAGAAGTAAGTCAAACATGGTATGTCTCCATAGCCAGataacaaaacgaaacacCCGTTTAGCTCCTGTTCGTACGAGTCGTGGCTGGAGAATGTGAAGAACATAAAGCTGCTGGCGGAGAATGAGCTGGCAGATACGTACGCCATCCGGGAGGCTTTGTTCGTGTGCCGCGAAAAGGCGCGCAACATGCTCCAGTCGCAGCAGGAGCGGGCGGAGCACACCATCCGCAAGCGGATCTTCGAGACGCAGCGGGCCAGGAACGAACTGGAGTGGCAGCAGCTCAAGATGAAGGAGGAGATGGAGAAGGCCATGTGCGAGATCCGTACCTCGGAGAATGCTTTGCGTGACAAGACGGATGCCCTGAAACTGGCCGAGACACGCCTGGAGAACCGTGCCCAGAGGTCTGGCATGGAACTGTGCATGGACCAGGCGCACGACATGCTCTGCCTGGAGGTGGAGAAGCTGCGAGAGATTCGACGCCGGCTGCAGGCCAAGATCGACGAGAGCAAGACTAACTTCAGTCTGCTGGAGGAGCACGGCAAGCGTATCGACGTGGATCTGGAGAACAAGCAGCACTCGCTGATGACGGACATCAGGGCACTGGATTTGCGTATGCGTCTCAGAGGCGGAGAGTTCGGCTCCAAGGTGACCAACGCCTCGCAGACTGACAGGAACATAACGCTCACTCGCATGGAGAACGAGATTCCCAAGGACTAGATATGCCTATTACTCGCTTATTCATTGTATTTGCCCTGACGTTCATTGCTCGTTGTAATTTCTCCAAATTTTTGTgaataaatgataaaatgtTAAAGCTTTTTCTGGCCAAAGCTGAAGTTCAGTTCACCCAACACGGGTTTAAAATCCGTGCTCCATTCGAGATGCGTAATGCCTCCTGTGGGTCTCCTTGGAAAGTGAACTCCCTGTCTCACAAACATATCCCACTTAACGAACTCGCCGGGAACAACAGGTTCGCTAGGACCACCGCTAACAATGGACCTGGGGCTGTTGTCCTCCACCAACTGCCAGTCCACCCATAAGGCCACTCCGTTGCACGTTCCGGGGCTGAAAAGGAATGGGGATTAATGCTTGCAAAACAGTACTGCCGAAATACTTACTGCTTGAGCTCAATGCTGCCTTTCAGACTGTGCTCTTGACTAAAGTTACTGAACTCTACGTTGAGAACTTCCTGGGGTTCTGATAGTGCGCGACAGGGGTATTCCCAGAGCGGCTGAGCCTCCACGAGGGACACTGTCTGCTCTGCTGATCtctgtacaaaaaaataaacattatttcaattattaaaCCACGAGTTAATAACGAATTGCAGTCGTACCTCCACCATTTCATCAAACAAGCGCAGATCAAATCCCTCGCAACTGCCAACGGGCGCTCGAATCTTGTGCAGATCCAGAAACTCCACGGGAAGAGCATAGATGCGTGCCGAACATGGCGAAATCTTTACACTCTCCGGCAGCCTGTCCTTGATTTTCGTGAGCAAGGTGCCGAAGTAGAAGTTGTCCCACGGCAGAATCGCATTGAGGAAGTAGGGCTCAGCGAAAATGTGAGTAAGCGCAGCTAGCTGAGAGTCCTCCAGTTCCTCGACCTTGTCCAAAAACTGGACGTTCTTCAACTGGTTGTGCGTTACAATCGATTCCAGTAATCTACGCGAGAAGCGATGGGGTTCATGGAGAAGGACGGAGGCAGCACCCAAAGCAGAGCTAGCCAGACCCAGCAGGCAGCCGTTTCCGAGGACCAAGACATTCGATTTCTTAGCCTCAATGCTTTCCTCCAGGTAGCGCAGGTACCGCTTGTTACGGGTAGACTGGTTAATCTGGCCAATCCTACTGCGTGAGTAGGTCATGTGCAGGTCACAGGTGCAGGTATGACGTCGCACGCTCTTCGTGGGCGCCTCTTCGCGAGCATCGAACCAGAGGGAGTACTCATCGTGATTGCAGCTCAGGTGGAAGGATTTGCCTGCTTCAACCAGCTGCAGGGGTTTGGGTATGTAGTAGATGGCCTGCATCCAGTGATCCCGCCAGGGCACCACATTGGGCAACGGGTGATCCTTTCCCTTCTCAGCCGCCAGCTCCTTGAGCTGTGGATGCGCCCAGTAAGGAGCGCAGCTGAGCAGTATCTCGCCGCCATCATCCAGCTGAATGTCCCACCAGTAGAATACCAGCTCAGCGGCTCCAGGTTGCTTGGACTTCAGCTCTAGTAGTTGCGCCCGCTTCTTCTCCCGCTCCAGCTTGCGCTGAAAGTCGAACTGGAAGATCTCGACGGGATCGGTGAGCGGGCGGAACGCGGAGCTTGGCAGCTGGGACAGCTGCACGTCGTGCAGAGCTGCCTCTCCTTGGCAGCTCTTCAGCTGCTCTGGCGGGTGCAGCAATGGTTCGCCGTCCAAGTTGGCAATCGTCTTCAGGCTGTTCCACTGCGTAGCTAGCGGAGATTGCGCCACCTGGGCGTAGCACCTGGCGCGAGCTGGAATGCAGAGTGCATCCTCAGTCAGCAGCTCGGCGTGGGCATGGTTGTAGATGCCAATGGCGCCCTCGCCAATCAGTTCTGTATCCAGCAGCTCGGCCACTAGGAGATTGGCCTTTCGCGGCATATCCTCGCCCACTTGGATCTCCGTGGATCGCTTGCGGATGAGTCGCACCTTGTCGCCAGCTCCGTTGGCCGCCAGAATCCTTTCCGCGCAATTCGCCATCGGCAGGAATGCCTCGCAGGCGGTCACCGAATCTGCTCCAGCTTCTACGGCCATCATCGACAGGATTCCGGTGCCCGTGCCGATGTCCAGGACATGCACCTCCCTGCCAGCCTCCCGCATCCCAGCGATGGTCTTCTTCAGAGCGGCAAAGTACTTCTGGTTCCGCTCCCAGTCGTGCAGCATGTCGCCGAATCCCGCGTTGGCCACCTCCAGGTGGTAGTCGTAGTCATCGCCGCGCTCCTGCCAGGAGTTCTGCCCCGTTATCGGGTTCATCACATGCGAGAAGCAGGACATTGTGCGGCGCGCCGGGAAACGTGACTTTATCAAATTCCTCAACATAAAAACCGGCTATATAAACACTACCCACAGTGATGGCACAGTTTGGTTCTATAGAGATGCTCTGCTACTAGAACTAGCCAAAATAGGCTACTGCTCTATGTGAGTTTTGCTTCAACACTACAAACTATGAAGCTGTGATAAAATGTTTACAATTGCACATAGAAAATAAACAGTTGGTAATGGGAGCCTACAGTTTGTATATggattatttgtttgtttaaattatttggcTAAAAGCGCTAGACTGGCACAAAACGAAGCCATCTGGCAGCACTTCGCTTCTTAGAAAACTTATCGACAGCCCGCCAATAAATCGATATATTCAAATTCTTCTTAAGTCGCCCAATACGTAAAGAAAaagaacatttatttattacatttattttaattgtcataattgatatattttatagcTTATCTTAAATCTACAACATGGTTTTCTTAAAACTGATGATCGAGGCGCCGTTTAACGCTAGCCAGAAGTTTAGCACGATGCCGCAATCCCAGATTTCTGACCAAAGGAGTCTCATTCTCgcactttttgttcttcttggCAGAAAGCGCAGTGCTTGACGGGCGGCAGGATTTATCTTCCTTTGGACTGGACCAATTGTTGACCACGAAATCCACCAGCGAAATACCTAAAACAATGAGAATGAGGCAAGCAGGATCCACTTTGAGAAACGACAGAGGACCTTCCATTCTTGTATGTTCACTTCTCGAGGTGCTGATAGCGAATGATATGCAGATCCCATTACCcaacatatttatatagcaGACAGGTAGGGTTTGGGCCCCTAATCAAGTTAGTACCTGACATTGGGTCCAAAGGTCAAAAAGGGTTAGTGCGAAGTTTGGTAAACAAGGCCATAAATACAAATCCTTTTGTTTTGACAcggctttaaatttaaagtttgtgCAAACATGTCTCATCGGGTATGATGCTTTTTAAATGTGCAATCAATCCACTAAGGCAATTAGTTCACATCTAATTATCAACATTTTTAGATTTATAGCTTACGTTTCCTTGTTTACATTTATAGGAAATAATAGTAAGGTTAATGGCAGGCATAATCTGCCTTTGATCGGAATATGTGAGTGCGCAGTTTTGATGTAAGCAGATAGGCTAACTGTTTTCAAAACCCATACCAAGGAATGAAAACTAGAGTGGTTAGTATAGGCCAACACCTGGTGGAAAGTGGTTCTCTGCGGCAGGGTAATGGAGAAACTGGTGGAGATCTACCACGGATACGCCCAGTTAATTGGCCTGACGTCTTACAGAATAGTCGGAGGCGAATTGAACAAATCGAGGATGACCGAGGCATATGTCCTGGCATGGAACATTGCAACCGTCGTTATTTTGGCATGGATGGTTTGGAGTGGAGCTGGGTATGAAGATATGAAGGATATGATGATGGCGTCCTTGTTTCCGAAAATGATGTCTATAATTCCATTAGTTGTCTATTCGGTTAACTATGCAGTCATAGTGTATATTCTGATAACGCGCCCGTATCGGGATAGTATGTTTTATGATTTGATTGACATTACCAATCAGTTAGGTCGCCAAATGGAGCTGGCTGGAAGGAAAACGAACTTAAAACTAAAGAAACTGTTGTATTTGAAGTCGTTTACCCTCACCTACCTTACGGTGGGCTCTTTCATATCACTTTTATTTCTAAAACATGGGTACTTGGAAGTAACTTTAATGGGTATAGCCTACAGCATCCTGAACGTCAGCAACTACTTTTACTTCACTtccttttggcaaatcgtCAGGGGATATGACTTTGTGGATCGAGAGATGAAAAATCTCATCACCTCCAAATCCGGGAGCCATGTTGAGAATTTCGCGGAGGAACTACGAGATCTGTGGTCCCTTCACTGGACTCTCAGCCGAATGGCCAGCAGAATAAGCCGAGTCTATGGATTCCAGATGATCGTCTCGCGCACTGAATACGTTCTCTTCTCTGTTGTATTCGGCTACGTGGGAATAATTTGCATGTTCCAAGGAATGAGTCTGAACATACTTCATGTGGGCCTAATATACCTCGTTCGGACCTTGGACTTCTTCCTGATCGATGTCATTTGTGACCTGACCGCACGCTATCAGAGTCAGCCGAAACACGAACTCGTCGAAGGAGAAGTGAACCAGAAGGCGGTAGAGTAGCTAATGTATTTGATATTGTTCCAAAGTAAATGCTATAATTGCAGCTTAGTGCCTATGTGATCTATGAGAGCAGCATGAGACTGGATCTGAAGGTGTGCGGACTTTACTTTCCCAATAGAGGCATGTGGCTTGAAATGATGGGAGCTATTGCTTGCCATGCTACATTGTTGCTTCAGTTTCATTTAACGCTGAGTAGATAAGATCAAATCAGGTGtattgaatataatatatatatttgttataatattaaatgaagttcAAAGGCCAGAAAATGACTTCTTTGTTAATACAAATACATGTATAATGCGCGCAGAAAACTGTTCATCAAATAttattgttgccattgttgtggcTGATTTAGATCGCTCTGCGGAATAACACTTTTCCTAATTAGCAGTTATGCGATGGGAAATATGAGCTACTAACTTTAGTTGAACTACGAAACCCATCACAAGCGGTTTATTCGGTTACCAGCAATGAGGCGGATAGGTGAAGCGTATAACGTATACGCCGTGTTCATCGGCATGACGTCATACAAAGTAACTGGTGGAAAATTCAAGCAGTCGCGGATTACCCAGATATATTGCTTGGTTGTAAATGCCATCTGCTTGACGTTGCTTCCGCAGGGTTTCTGCAAATCGGCCAGGATATTGGGTGCGGCGAAGTGGATGCCTTCCTACATGACGTTCGCTCCATACATCATGTTTTCAACAAACTATCTTACTATAGCCTACATCCTGATCACGAGATGGTACAGAGACGCCATGTTGCTGGACTTGCAGCGTATTACACTGGAAGTGAATCGGGAAATGTTGCGCACGGGAAAGAAAATGAATTCACTAAGTCGTCGAATGTTTATCATCAAAGCATTCACATTGACCTACTTATGTTTGTCGTATATTCTGGCGGTTTTCATCTACCAGTGGAGAGTTCCAAGCTGGTCTCATCTTTGCAATGGACTTCTGATTAACTTCTCCCTAACTATCCTGGTTGTCACCACATTCTTCTACTTCGTCTCACTAATGCACGTGGCCAGAGGATTCGACTTTGT
This sequence is a window from Drosophila teissieri strain GT53w chromosome 2R, Prin_Dtei_1.1, whole genome shotgun sequence. Protein-coding genes within it:
- the LOC122613496 gene encoding protein arginine N-methyltransferase 7 encodes the protein MLRNLIKSRFPARRTMSCFSHVMNPITGQNSWQERGDDYDYHLEVANAGFGDMLHDWERNQKYFAALKKTIAGMREAGREVHVLDIGTGTGILSMMAVEAGADSVTACEAFLPMANCAERILAANGAGDKVRLIRKRSTEIQVGEDMPRKANLLVAELLDTELIGEGAIGIYNHAHAELLTEDALCIPARARCYAQVAQSPLATQWNSLKTIANLDGEPLLHPPEQLKSCQGEAALHDVQLSQLPSSAFRPLTDPVEIFQFDFQRKLEREKKRAQLLELKSKQPGAAELVFYWWDIQLDDGGEILLSCAPYWAHPQLKELAAEKGKDHPLPNVVPWRDHWMQAIYYIPKPLQLVEAGKSFHLSCNHDEYSLWFDAREEAPTKSVRRHTCTCDLHMTYSRSRIGQINQSTRNKRYLRYLEESIEAKKSNVLVLGNGCLLGLASSALGAASVLLHEPHRFSRRLLESIVTHNQLKNVQFLDKVEELEDSQLAALTHIFAEPYFLNAILPWDNFYFGTLLTKIKDRLPESVKISPCSARIYALPVEFLDLHKIRAPVGSCEGFDLRLFDEMVERSAEQTVSLVEAQPLWEYPCRALSEPQEVLNVEFSNFSQEHSLKGSIELKHPGTCNGVALWVDWQLVEDNSPRSIVSGGPSEPVVPGEFVKWDMFVRQGVHFPRRPTGGITHLEWSTDFKPVLGELNFSFGQKKL
- the LOC122614842 gene encoding uncharacterized protein LOC122614842; the protein is MEGPLSFLKVDPACLILIVLGISLVDFVVNNWSSPKEDKSCRPSSTALSAKKNKKCENETPLVRNLGLRHRAKLLASVKRRLDHQF
- the LOC122614520 gene encoding putative gustatory receptor 59b encodes the protein MGIAYSILNVSNYFYFTSFWQIVRGYDFVDREMKNLITSKSGSHVENFAEELRDLWSLHWTLSRMASRISRVYGFQMIVSRTEYVLFSVVFGYVGIICMFQGMSLNILHVGLIYLVRTLDFFLIDVICDLTARYQSQPKHELVEGEVNQKAVE
- the LOC122614521 gene encoding putative gustatory receptor 59b — its product is MRRIGEAYNVYAVFIGMTSYKVTGGKFKQSRITQIYCLVVNAICLTLLPQGFCKSARILGAAKWMPSYMTFAPYIMFSTNYLTIAYILITRWYRDAMLLDLQRITLEVNREMLRTGKKMNSLSRRMFIIKAFTLTYLCLSYILAVFIYQWRVPSWSHLCNGLLINFSLTILVVTTFFYFVSLMHVARGFDFVNQQLEEIVCSQSMGLKKKEDELRSLWALHIKLCNTARRINKHYGPQMLALRFDYFIFSVINVCMGTIYSISEQEPNLEKFFGSILYWTRSVDFFLNDYICNLVTEYQSQPKLFATEGCMSNELSSYLIYESSTRLDMLVCGLYPVNKAKWMQMVGSIIVHSIMLFQFHLLMRGGHSSH